One segment of Phragmites australis chromosome 13, lpPhrAust1.1, whole genome shotgun sequence DNA contains the following:
- the LOC133889641 gene encoding protein unc-13 homolog, whose amino-acid sequence MGHRHLSASSMLEAAGAIPDPFPSELRWPFGHLDSLNRDEFRESAYEIFFVACRSTPAGMRLSATATPGPAGAGDHHQLGGRGRVGAATPTRPEAGAGGAKNMAVTSRLKRALGLRARKTRPMVGAGKAGGRPMTSAEIMRRQMGVTEQSDSRIRKTLVRSLVGPQMSKKVESLVLPMELLRHLKPSDFSDANEHCAWQLRQLKVLKAGLVSHPSVPLDHGNPAAPTLREMIRSAEQQTRLLDVRALSAAVMALSWRSVDVCRWADGYPLNVHLYLSLLRAVFDARDETAVLDEVDELLKLIKKTWNVLGLNKMIHNVCFTWLLFEKYVVTGQIEPDLLSATLAMLEQIRGDAEKQADLLEPGYLRILAVTLASMHSWAEDKLLDYHEAFGAQDSMGAMDNVVSLAVSAAAMLSQDVPSPFVAAAAGAVVDNVVDTGATGGHLPAGSSSSFSAGEQVERYIKSSVRHAFTKLHETGTAGKMDSMIVEVDEDPCETLMYVAAQTKDMARVEKEVYSRVLRQWHPCPIAVAAATLHDCFGALLKRYVSRMACSLSSESVRVLHAASKLDKSLLQMAAEDDPAYSIRQQIMTPYDVDSTIFGLVKGWMDERLTIGAECVRRARDSESWNPRSKAEPYAQSAVDLMKLAKVTVDELLEIQVAGQPPACRQELLQHLVDGIDQLVHQYALLVASCGSKESFFPPLPPLTRCNQDSKLVQLWKKAAPPCQVGIDNQLAALNCGGVDIVTSSKPRLVVSRSRGDQAVRPATSRGTQRLYVRLNTLHYLLTVLHSIDRALSSAPAPQRRRRARSSAFDHARPALDAAVLHVSELSAYRLVFLDSADVLHQALYQGSVSEARIRPALRVMKQNLTFLASVLSERAQPPAVREVMKASVEAFLTVVLAGGSGRAFSRADYGAVEEDFASLKRLFCSFGVAEEVAEREAAQAEGVMALMALSTEKVIDEFLSRCASTSMAPDELSQPPMAVPLTTRRWSRSDANTILRVLCHRDDEAASRFLKKAFDLTKRR is encoded by the exons ATGGGCCACCGCCACCTCTCGGCGTCGTCGATGCTGGAGGCGGCCGGTGCCATACCGGACCCATTCCCTTCTGAGCTCCGGTGGCCTTTCGGCCACCTCGACTCCCTCAACCGCGACGAGTTTCGAGAATCCGCCTATGAGATCTTCTTCGTGGCCTGCCGCTCCACTCCCGCGGGCATGCGCCTATCTGCCACAGCTACACCAGGCCCAGCCGGCGCAGGGGATCATCACCAGCTGGGAGGCCGAGGCAGGGTGGGGGCCGCGACGCCGACGAGGCCGGAGGCTGGTGCCGGTGGAGCAAAGAACATGGCGGTGACGAGCCGCCTGAAGCGGGCGCTTGGCCTGCGCGCGAGGAAGACGAGGCCCATGGTGGGAGCGGGCAAGGCCGGCGGCCGGCCGATGACGTCGGCCGAGATCATGCGGCGGCAGATGGGGGTCACCGAGCAGAGCGACAGCCGTATCCGCAAGACCCTCGTCCGCTCCCTCGTCGGCCCGCAG ATGTCCAAGAAGGTGGAATCACTTGTGCTTCCCATGGAGCTCCTCCGCCACCTCAAACCCTCCGACTTCTCCGACGCCAACGAGCACTGCGCATGGCAGCTCCGCCAGCTTAAGGTCCTCAAGGCAGGCCTTGTTTCGCATCCCTCCGTGCCGCTTGACCACGGTAACCCTGCGGCGCCCACTCTCCGCGAGATGATCCGGTCCGCCGAGCAGCAGACGAGGCTCCTCGACGTGCGCGCCCTCTCCGCCGCTGTGATGGCGCTGTCCTGGCGCTCCGTCGATGTTTGCCGCTGGGCCGACGGTTACCCCCTCAATGTGCACCTCTATCTGTCCCTCCTCCGCGCCGTCTTCGATGCCAGGGACGAGACGGCGGTGCTGGACGAGGTTGACGAGCTGCTCAAGTTGATCAAGAAGACGTGGAACGTCCTTGGGCTCAACAAGATGATACACAACGTCTGCTTCACCTGGCTGCTCTTCGAGAAGTACGTGGTCACAGGGCAGATCGAGCCGGATCTTCTGTCTGCCACCTTGGCAATGCTCGAACAAATCCGAGGCGACGCCGAGAAGCAGGCCGACCTGCTGGAGCCAGGTTACCTCAGGATCTTGGCCGTGACACTGGCGTCCATGCATTCGTGGGCAGAAGACAAGCTGTTGGATTACCATGAGGCGTTTGGCGCTCAGGATTCTATGGGTGCAATGGACAACGTCGTGTCCCTTGCTGTTTCAGCTGCAGCGATGCTGAGCCAAGATGTCCCATCGCCTTTCGTAGCTGCTGCAGCAGGGGCGGTTGTCGATAACGTCGTCGACACTGGTGCTACCGGCGGACATCTTCCAGCGGGATCATCTTCATCGTTTTCAGCTGGTGAGCAAGTCGAGCGGTATATCAAGTCGTCGGTGAGGCATGCTTTCACCAAG CTGCACGAGACTGGCACCGCGGGGAAGATGGACAGCATGATCGTGGAGGTGGACGAGGACCCCTGCGAGACCCTGATGTATGTGGCGGCGCAGACCAAGGACATGGCGAGGGTGGAGAAAGAAGTGTACAGCCGCGTTCTCCGGCAGTGGCACCCTTGCCCGATTGCCGTGGCCGCCGCCACCCTCCACGACTGCTTCGGTGCGCTTCTGAAGCGGTACGTCTCCAGGATGGCCTGCAGCCTGAGCAGCGAGTCTGTGCGCGTCCTGCACGCGGCCTCTAAGTTGGACAAGTCGTTGCTACAGATGGCCGCCGAGGACGACCCAGCATATTCCATCAGGCAGCAGATCATGACCCCCTACGACGTTGACTCCACCATTTTTGGCCTCGTCAAAGGCTGGATGGATGAGCGGCTAACGATCGGGGCGGAGTGCGTGAGGAGGGCCCGAGACTCCGAG AGCTGGAACCCCAGGTCCAAGGCCGAGCCGTATGCACAATCTGCAGTGGATCTGATGAAGCTGGCCAAGGTGACTGTGGATGAGCTGCTGGAGATTCAGGTGGCAGGCCAACCACCGGCCTGCAGGCAGGAGCTGCTTCAGCATCTGGTCGACGGCATCGATCAGCTTGTCCACCAATATGCTCTTCTCGTTGCCTCGTGCG GGTCAAAGGAGAGCTTCTTTCCTCCGTTGCCGCCGTTGACACGGTGCAACCAGGACTCGAAGCTCGTGCAGCTTTGGAAGAAGGCGGCGCCGCCGTGCCAGGTGGGCATCGACAACCAGCTGGCGGCGCTTAACTGCGGCGGAGTCGACATTGTCACGAGTAGCAAGCCCAGGCTGGTGGTGAGCCGGTCAAGGGGAGACCAGGCGGTGCGCCCTGCCACCAGCCGCGGCACGCAGCGCCTCTACGTCCGTCTCAACACCCTCCACTACCTGCTCACCGTCCTGCACTCCATCGACAGGGCCCTCTCCTCTGCGCCGGCCCCGCAACGACGTCGCCGCGCCCGGAGCTCTGCCTTCGATCACGCCCGCCCCGCCCTCGACGCTGCCGTCCTCCACGTATCCGAGCTCTCCGCGTACCGCCTTGTCTTCCTCGACTCTGCCGACGTCCTCCACCAGGCGCTCTACCAGGGGAGTGTCTCCGAAGCTCGGATCCGGCCCGCGCTGCGCGTCATGAAGCAGAACCTCACGTTCCTCGCCAGCGTCCTCAGCGAGCGAGCGCAACCGCCGGCGGTGCGCGAGGTGATGAAGGCCTCCGTGGAGGCCTTCCTGACGGTGGTCCTTGCGGGCGGCAGCGGGCGGGCCTTCAGCCGCGCGGACTACGGGGCCGTGGAGGAGGACTTTGCTAGCTTAAAGCGCCTGTTCTGCAGCTTCGGGGTGGCAGAGGAGGTGGCCGAGAGGGAGGCGGCGCAGGCGGAGGGGGTGATGGCGCTCATGGCTCTGTCCACGGAGAAGGTCATCGACGAGTTCCTCAGCCGTTGCGCTTCCACTTCGATGGCGCCTGATGAGTTATCGCAGCCGCCGATGGCAGTGCCGCTCACGACGAGGCGCTGGAGCCGGTCTGACGCCAATACGATCCTCCGCGTGCTCTGCCACCGAGACGACGAGGCAGCAAGTAGATTCTTGAAGAAAGCCTTTGATCTGACCAAGAGGAGGTAG